TGCGCTGCGGGTGTGCGTGCCCGGCGAGCTGCTCCGCCCGCTCGGGCTGCACCCCGAACAGCCCACCTCCCGCATCGTCGGCCCGTCACCCCCTGCCTGGTGGCACGCGGCGGGCGAGCGGTACGCCAGACTGCGGCGGTGACCGCTGAGGTGACCCGGGTCGCGTGCCGGAATACCGCGCCGGGCGGCCCGGTTCACGCTGTCGACGATCAACGAGGAAGAGGCAGGGATGTCCGCACCACTGGAGTTCGCGCTCGACACGTTCGGCGACGTCACCGTCGGCAGCGACGGCGACAAGGTCTCGTACGCGCAGGTCATCCGCAATGTGGTGGAGGAGGCTGTGCTCGCCGACAGCCTCGGCGTCGACGCGTTCGGCATCGGCGAGCACCACCGGCAGGACTTCGCCGTCACCGCGCCGGAGATCGTGCTGGCCGCCATCGCGTCGCGCACCGAGCGGATCAAGCTCAGCACCGCGGTGACCGTGCTCAGCTCCGACGACCCGGTGCGCGTCTTCGAACGCTTCGCCACCCTGGACGCCGTGTCCCGCGGCCGGGCCGAGATCATCCTCGGCCGGGGCTCGTTCACCGAGTCGTTCCCGCTGTTCGGGTACGACCTCGGCCAGTACAACGAGCTGTTCGAGGAGAAGCTCGACCTGCTCGCCCAGCTGCTGGAGGAGGGACCCGTCACCTGGCAGGGGCAGTTGCGGCCGGGGCAGCTCACGGACCAGCACGTCTACCCGAAGACGGAGTCCGGCCGGATCCGGACCTGGATCGGTGTCGGCGGCAGTCCCGAGTCGGTGATCCGGGCCGCCGCGTACCGGATGCCGCTGATGCTGGCCATCATCGGCGGGCAGCCGGGACGGTTCGCGCCGTACGTCGACCTCTACCACCGCGCCCTGGCGGAGCTGAAGGCCGAGACGCTGCCGGTCGGCGTGCACTCCCCCGGGCACATCGCCGAGACCGACGAGCAGGCCCGCGAGGAGCTGTGGCCGCACTACCGGACGATGATCGACCGGATCGGGCGCGAGCGCGGCTGGCCGCCCACCAACCGGTCCCGCTTCGACGGCGAGGCCGACCAGGGCTCGCTGTACGTCGGCTCGCCGGAGACCGTCGCCCAGAAGATCGCGAACACGGTGCGCAGCCTCGGCGTGCAGCGGTTCGAGCTGAAGTACAGCGCCGGCACCCTGCCCCACGAGAAGCTGATGAACTCGATCCGTTTCTACGGCGAGCAGGTCGTGCCCCGCGTACGGGAGCTGCTCGCCGCGGGCTGACCGCACGGGCCGAAGCTCCGTTCCTGAAGAACGGAGCTTCGGCCGACCGCGCGGGGGTCAGACGTGGATGTCGCGGATGCCGCTGCTCTCCCAGGCCGTCCAGGAGCCCTGGACGCCGTTGCTGGTCACCCGGAAGCGCACCTGCTGGTACATCTCCGACCACTGGTCCATGCCGCCGTCGTTGTCCGGCAGCACACCGGTGATCGTCCACGTCCAGCCGGAGGTCGTGTTGAACGTCCGGGTCGTGCTGCTGGTGCCGATCAGGTCGTCGGCGCCGTTGAGCCCGGAGTCGGCCTCCCAGCGCCGCATCTCCAGCTCGATGGTGCGCCCGGCGCTGCAGTCCACCTCGACGTCGTAGTCGATCCACTTCTCGCCGCCACCGGTGAAGGTGCCGTTGTGGATCGGCCGGACCGGGTCGACGGTGCAGCCGTCCCTGCTGGTCGCGGCGCTGGCCGGCAGGGCCAGTCCGAGCGGCAGCACCAGGGCCGCGGCGAGCACCAACGCCCGCACGGCCGCCTTCGATCGGTTCATGACTTCGCTCCTCGGTTACCCGCGCCGCCCTCTGCGGCGCTGGTGACACCATGCGGATCGACCGTCATGCCGTCGTCATGGTCGCGTCAGGGTGCTGCTCACCGGCGCAGGCGCAGCAGGATGTCGCCCGGCCGCACGGTGATCACCCGGCCGGTCTCGGGGCCGGAGGTGAGCAGGACCTCCATGGAGTCCTCCGCGTCACCGGCGGCGACGATGCGGCCCACCGAGTCGGGGTGGCGGGCCAGCGCCACGTGGTCGCCGACGAAGACCTCTTCGCCGCTGGAGACTTTCCATCGAGCCGGGCTGCCGTTCATGGCCGCCTGCCTGGTGGTCGATCGTTTCGCCCGCACACGCGCCCTCCCCAGGGTGAGGACGTGGCGGCTGACGAACACCCGCACCGGCGGCCGCCATGTCCGATCCAGACCAGTGGCCGTGCGGTCGCTCAGGACGCTGATGACCGTCCGACCACGACTCAAAGTTAGGGCACCAACTATTGCGGCGCAACAAACCTAGTGCCCTAACCTGATGAGTGATCTACTGGTAGGCGGAGAACGGAAGGACCTTTCACGTCATGCCTGCCGACCTGCCCGCGTACCTGCAGATCGCGGC
The Catellatospora sp. IY07-71 DNA segment above includes these coding regions:
- a CDS encoding LLM class flavin-dependent oxidoreductase, whose protein sequence is MSAPLEFALDTFGDVTVGSDGDKVSYAQVIRNVVEEAVLADSLGVDAFGIGEHHRQDFAVTAPEIVLAAIASRTERIKLSTAVTVLSSDDPVRVFERFATLDAVSRGRAEIILGRGSFTESFPLFGYDLGQYNELFEEKLDLLAQLLEEGPVTWQGQLRPGQLTDQHVYPKTESGRIRTWIGVGGSPESVIRAAAYRMPLMLAIIGGQPGRFAPYVDLYHRALAELKAETLPVGVHSPGHIAETDEQAREELWPHYRTMIDRIGRERGWPPTNRSRFDGEADQGSLYVGSPETVAQKIANTVRSLGVQRFELKYSAGTLPHEKLMNSIRFYGEQVVPRVRELLAAG